A genomic window from Methanothermobacter tenebrarum includes:
- a CDS encoding CPBP family intramembrane glutamic endopeptidase: MKYGSEKRNLCLFFIMAFAWSWLLWLPEVLWDLRLYLAPFGPTIAAFILTYMSEGLDGTKRLLGRGLDFRFGKVWLIPIFLLMPAIVGFSLLLAILSGEPAPEIAVLSQPWVIIPAFFYILFLGGPVEEEFGWRGYALDRLQMYYNALISSVIIGIIWGLWHLPLFFMPRQEMYYNVPIWGFILGTVLFSIIFTWVYNNTGKSILAVLLLHTTGNLSHFIFPLNTTKLGGLYSLILNIIVVIIILIIWGPEKMTRTQKKRLKIEDST; the protein is encoded by the coding sequence ATGAAGTATGGGAGTGAAAAGAGAAATTTGTGTTTATTCTTTATCATGGCCTTTGCTTGGTCTTGGCTACTTTGGCTGCCTGAGGTTCTATGGGATTTAAGATTGTATCTTGCGCCATTCGGCCCTACAATAGCTGCTTTTATCCTTACATATATGAGTGAAGGTTTAGATGGGACAAAAAGGTTGCTTGGTAGGGGTTTGGATTTTAGGTTCGGGAAGGTTTGGCTTATACCAATATTTTTACTGATGCCGGCTATCGTAGGCTTCTCACTCCTTTTAGCAATCCTCAGCGGTGAACCAGCACCTGAAATAGCTGTTTTGTCTCAGCCATGGGTTATTATCCCAGCATTTTTCTATATTCTTTTCCTTGGCGGGCCAGTGGAAGAGGAGTTTGGTTGGAGAGGATATGCCCTTGATAGGTTACAAATGTATTATAATGCTCTTATTTCGAGTGTAATAATTGGGATAATATGGGGATTATGGCATCTCCCTCTGTTTTTCATGCCCAGACAGGAAATGTATTATAATGTGCCAATCTGGGGCTTTATCCTGGGAACAGTCCTTTTTTCAATAATATTTACATGGGTATACAACAATACAGGTAAAAGCATCCTAGCAGTACTTCTTCTCCACACAACAGGCAACCTTTCACACTTCATATTCCCACTTAACACAACCAAACTAGGGGGACTATACTCACTCATACTAAACATAATCGTGGTGATAATCATCCTAATAATATGGGGACCTGAAAAAATGACCCGCACACAAAAAAAGCGCTTAAAAATCGAGGATTCCACCTAA
- a CDS encoding CARDB domain-containing protein, whose protein sequence is MKIGTLTILIVGLLAVVAAAYLLTKEPGTPTLSNTTQKTESNVTSTGAAKLVATQEGPETAHPGTNVTITCEIKNVGSEPAENIILTSQVFEKRIERINPGEKVKFNISVYIPTLEEVKKDFGPNATLSNPFYIGGYTVIYHDIKGEHQITSNPINIKLI, encoded by the coding sequence TTGAAAATTGGAACATTAACAATATTGATAGTAGGCCTTTTAGCAGTAGTTGCAGCCGCATATCTGCTAACAAAGGAACCTGGCACACCCACATTGTCAAACACAACCCAGAAAACAGAATCCAATGTAACAAGCACAGGAGCCGCCAAACTTGTAGCAACCCAAGAAGGCCCTGAAACAGCACATCCAGGAACAAATGTGACAATAACTTGTGAAATAAAAAACGTGGGATCAGAACCGGCTGAGAATATTATTTTAACTTCTCAAGTTTTTGAAAAAAGGATAGAAAGAATAAACCCTGGAGAAAAAGTGAAATTTAATATTAGCGTGTACATTCCAACCCTAGAGGAAGTTAAGAAAGATTTCGGTCCAAACGCAACCCTTTCAAACCCATTCTACATTGGAGGATACACAGTGATATATCATGACATAAAAGGCGAACATCAAATAACATCCAACCCAATCAACATAAAACTCATCTAA